In the Nomascus leucogenys isolate Asia chromosome 5, Asia_NLE_v1, whole genome shotgun sequence genome, one interval contains:
- the LOC100581039 gene encoding LOW QUALITY PROTEIN: double homeobox protein 4C-like (The sequence of the model RefSeq protein was modified relative to this genomic sequence to represent the inferred CDS: inserted 3 bases in 2 codons; substituted 1 base at 1 genomic stop codon), with the protein MALPTPSDGTLPAEARGRGRRRRRVWTPSQSEALRACFEGNPYPGIATRERLAQAIGVPEPRVQIWFQNERSHQLRQHRRESRPWPGRRGPQEGRRKQTPVTPSQTALLVRAFEKDRFPGIATREGLARETGLQESRIHIWFQNRRARHPGQGGRAPAHTGGLCNAAPGGCHPAPWLVALAHTGAWGTGLPSPHMPCAPGALPQGAFVSQGARALPLLQPSQAAPAEGISQPAPAGGDFAXAALAPPEGALSHPQTPRWPPHPSKCRKDRDPQRDGLSGPCAVGQPGPAQAGPQGQGVLAPPTSQGSPWWGWXPQVAGAAWEPEEGSPPPLTLATPGASVXQAQMQAIRESSPPLQEPGRSSALTSRLLDEFLWTQEFQQKSQPFLDPAPLGELKDVEEPAPLEPLLRQEGHRALLEEQVGAGWGGVGAGRRPLFRGEPLTRYGETCLPFQLTCLGSLSSRSGERLHKEEGCHSFLSIPGIPGPAQTMAVAPGWSKSPVQLCPPDSRRHHQPRAARLGSGTPVPLARGRAALPLYTPKLPPVAALRFPPPSQSVPLSPAARPHAGPRRHQRPPSAARALESPGGLPLADTPGLPLALQLRSFQHLGLAQDGVCPQASGPRAHGPGIPSGPLPCRGKIILDSSPPLLQGPFLPHTPREARAAQGRTAGPAPRALFLTTPTPLSLVPRKTQPVAKGAGRPCFVPGWHYSPGSLIPGKRG; encoded by the exons ATGGCTCTCCCGACACCTTCGGACGGCACCCTCCCCGCGGAAGCCCGAGGACGAGGACGGCGGAGGAGACGCGTCTGGACCCCGAGCCAAAGCGAGGCCCTGCGAGCCTGCTTTGAGGGGAACCCGTACCCGGGCATCGCCACCAGAGAACGGCTGGCCCAGGCCATCGGCGTTCCGGAGCCCAGGGTCCAGATTTGGTTTCAGAATGAGAGGTCACATCAGCTGAGGCAGCACCGGCGGGAATCTCGGCCCTGGCCGGGGAGACGCGGCCCGCAAGAAGGCAGGCGAAAGCAGACCCCCGTCACCCCATCCCAGACCGCCCTGCTGGTCCGAGCCTTTGAGAAGGATCGCTTTCCAGGCATCGCCACCAGGGAAGGACTGGCCAGAGAGACGGGCCTCCAGGAGTCCAGGATTCACATCTGGTTTCAGAACAGAAGGGCCAGGCACCCGGGACAGGGTGGCAGGGCACCGGCGCACACAGGCGGCCTGTGCAACGCGGCCCCCGGCGGGTGTCACCCTGCTCCCTGGTTGGTCGCCTTAGCCCACACCGGGGCGTGGGGAACGgggctcccctcaccccacatgCCCTGCGCGCCCGGGGCTCTCCCACAGGGGGCTTTCGTGAGCCAGGGAGcaagggccctgcccctgctccaGCCCAGCCAGGCCGCGCCGGCAGAAGGGATCTCCCAACCTGCCCCAGCAGGCGGGGATTTTGCCTAAGCCGCCCTGGCTCCTCCGGAAGGGGCGCTCTCCCACCCTCAGACTCCTCGGTGGCCTCCGCACCCGAGCAAATGCCGGAAGGACCGGGACCCGCAGCGCGACGGCCTGTCGGGCCCTTGCGCGGTGGGACAGCCGGGGCCCGCTCAAGCCGGGCCACAGGGCCAAGGTGTGCTTGCGCCACCCACGTCCCAGGGCAGTCCGTGGTGGGGCT GTCCCCAGGTCGccggggcggcgtgggaacccgAAGAAGGGTCACCTCCACCTCTGACGCTCGCGACCCCGGGGGCCTCCGT TCAAGCACAGATGCAAGCCATCCGGGAGTCCTCCCCACCGCTCCAGGAGCCGGGGCGCTCGTCTGCGCTCACCTCCCGGCTGTTAGATGAGTTCCTGTGGACCCAAGAGTTTCAGCAAAAGTCACAACCTTTCCTAGATCCGGCGCCACTGGGGGAGCTGAAGGACGTGGAAGAGCCCGCTCCGCTGGAACCACTCCTCAGACAGGAAGGACACCGGGCTCTGCTGGAGGAGCAGGTTGGagcggggtggggcggggtgggggcagggcggCGGCCTCTCTTTCGCGGTGAACCTCTGACTCGGTATGGAGAGACGTGTCTTCCCTTCCAGCTGACCTGTCTAGGATCCCTGAGTTCCAGGTCCGGCGAGAGACTCCACAAAGAGGAGGGCTGTCATTCTTTCCTGAGCATCCCGGGGATCCCAGGGCCCGCCCAG ACAATGGCAGTGGCGCCTGGCTGGTCCAAGAGCCCGGTCCAGCTATGCCCGCCTGATTCCAGGCGTCACCACCAACCCCGGGCCGCGAGGCTGGGATCAGGCACCCCGGTGCCGCTTGCCCGCGGCCGGGCTGCTCTCCCCCTCTATACGCCCAAGCTACCACCAGTCGCTGCGCTGCGCTTTCCGCCTCCCTCCCAGAGCGTCCCGCTGTCGCCGGCGGCCAGGCCACACGCGGGACCGCGGAGGCACCAGAGGCCTCCATCAGCTGCCCGGGCTCTGGAATCTCCAGGAGGCCTCCCTTTAGCTGACACTCCAGGCCTTCCCCTGGCTCTCCAGCTCCGGAGCTTCCAACACTTGGGCCTTGCCCAGGACGGGGTGTGCCCCCAGGCGTCAGGGCCCAGGGCCCACGGTCCTGGGATCCCCTCTGGTCCTTTGCCTTGCCGcggaaaaattattttggattccTCCCCGCCCCTCCTGCAAGGCCCCTTCTTGCCCCACACACCCAGAGAAGCCAGGGCTGCCCAGGGGCGAACAGCCGGCCCAGCCCCGCGGGCCCTTTTTCTCACAACGCCTACACCATTGTCGCTTGTCCCGAGGAAGACCCAGCCCGTGGCCAAAGGGGCAGGAAGGCCCTGCTTTGTCCCGGGCTGGCACTACAGCCCCGGAAGCCTGATCCCGGGAAAGAGGGGCTGA